From Flavipsychrobacter sp., a single genomic window includes:
- a CDS encoding S46 family peptidase translates to MKKLLLSLIAIVFLLPARADEGMWLPMLIGKNYDEMVKLGLKLSKDDLYNINNSSLKDAVVQFGGGCTGEIISGSGLLITNHHCGYGAIASLSSVEKNYLDNGFWAYSMDQELPAKGITALFLERMEDVTDKINKATKGKKGEKFEKRYKKAVEKIVEEVEKTGNYEAQVKSYFEGNQYILLVYKRYKDVRLVGTPPKSLGKFGGDTDNWMWPRHTSDFSMFRVYADENNEPAAYSKNNVPYKPKKFLPISVKGVEESDYAMIFGYPGRTNRYEVSYGIDLAIEEVNPSIVKPREERLAIMRKYMKADKATYLKLTSYYAGISNYWKYFIGQTEQLKRLNVVDQKTKSERAFTNWAHKNAPEFKNLMTDFSKVYASYRPYARHQVYYSQCFKGSQLAAIASSFYDLEQELTKKKTSAEDIEKATSKIERSYKYYMGSFDMDTEKDILAAMAKMFYQDILKAQHPDIYQRVIFKKFGSNDLDKTFKDYSAYVFENTMILDTAKLNAFLKNPTLSEMDSDPAVQYALSFVKNYTDNYKSVYEAYAEKKEELKKEYIRGLMEMKKGELFYPDANSTMRITYGQVLSYSPQDAVHFDYYTTLEGLMDKYKPGDDEFDVPKELIELYNNKDYGQYADENGKLRTCFITTNDITGGNSGSPVINGNGEWIGIAFDGNWEAMSGDIAFDKKYKRTICTDARFILFLIEKMGKAHNLIEEMEIHK, encoded by the coding sequence ATGAAGAAACTATTATTATCACTTATTGCGATAGTATTTCTATTGCCGGCACGTGCTGATGAAGGTATGTGGCTACCAATGCTAATTGGAAAGAACTATGATGAGATGGTTAAGCTAGGGCTTAAACTATCTAAAGATGATTTGTATAACATCAACAACAGTAGTTTGAAAGATGCCGTTGTACAGTTTGGAGGTGGTTGTACAGGTGAAATTATTTCCGGTAGCGGTCTATTGATCACCAACCACCACTGTGGATATGGTGCTATAGCATCTCTTAGCTCTGTAGAGAAAAACTATTTGGACAATGGTTTCTGGGCATATAGTATGGATCAGGAGCTTCCTGCAAAAGGGATAACAGCTTTATTCTTAGAAAGAATGGAAGATGTTACAGACAAAATCAATAAAGCTACTAAAGGTAAAAAAGGAGAGAAGTTTGAAAAGCGCTATAAAAAAGCGGTAGAGAAAATAGTTGAAGAGGTAGAAAAGACTGGTAACTATGAAGCTCAAGTAAAGTCTTACTTCGAGGGTAACCAGTACATTTTATTGGTGTACAAGCGTTACAAAGATGTACGTTTGGTAGGTACTCCACCTAAATCTCTAGGTAAGTTTGGTGGTGATACAGATAACTGGATGTGGCCACGTCATACTTCAGATTTCTCAATGTTCCGCGTGTATGCTGATGAAAACAATGAGCCTGCAGCATATTCTAAGAATAATGTTCCTTACAAGCCTAAGAAGTTCTTGCCAATTTCTGTAAAAGGTGTTGAAGAGAGCGATTATGCTATGATATTTGGTTATCCTGGTCGTACAAACCGTTATGAAGTATCTTATGGTATCGACCTAGCTATTGAAGAGGTGAACCCATCAATTGTAAAACCTCGTGAAGAGCGTTTGGCAATTATGCGTAAGTATATGAAAGCGGATAAGGCTACTTATCTTAAGTTGACTTCTTACTACGCAGGTATCTCTAACTATTGGAAGTATTTTATTGGTCAAACTGAGCAGTTAAAGCGTTTGAATGTTGTAGACCAAAAAACAAAAAGCGAAAGAGCGTTTACCAACTGGGCACATAAGAATGCTCCTGAGTTTAAAAACCTCATGACTGACTTCTCAAAAGTTTATGCAAGCTATCGCCCTTATGCAAGACATCAGGTTTATTATAGCCAATGTTTTAAAGGGTCTCAATTGGCAGCTATAGCTTCTAGTTTTTACGATTTGGAGCAGGAGCTAACTAAGAAGAAGACTAGTGCAGAAGATATAGAGAAAGCTACTAGTAAGATCGAGCGTAGCTACAAGTATTACATGGGTAGCTTTGATATGGATACGGAGAAAGATATCCTTGCTGCTATGGCTAAGATGTTCTATCAAGATATTCTAAAAGCGCAACATCCTGATATCTACCAAAGAGTTATTTTTAAGAAGTTTGGTAGTAACGATCTAGATAAAACATTCAAAGACTATAGTGCCTATGTTTTTGAGAATACCATGATATTGGATACTGCTAAATTGAATGCATTCTTGAAAAATCCTACACTTTCAGAAATGGATAGCGATCCTGCAGTTCAATACGCACTTAGCTTCGTGAAAAACTATACAGACAATTACAAGTCGGTGTATGAAGCTTATGCTGAGAAGAAAGAAGAGTTAAAGAAAGAATATATACGCGGGTTAATGGAGATGAAGAAAGGGGAGTTATTCTACCCAGATGCCAACTCTACAATGCGTATTACTTACGGTCAGGTGTTAAGCTACAGTCCTCAAGATGCTGTTCATTTTGACTACTATACTACACTAGAAGGTTTGATGGATAAGTACAAGCCGGGTGATGACGAATTTGACGTGCCTAAAGAATTGATAGAGCTGTATAATAATAAAGACTACGGTCAGTATGCTGATGAAAACGGCAAACTACGTACTTGCTTCATCACTACAAATGATATTACAGGTGGTAACTCTGGTAGCCCTGTTATTAATGGTAATGGAGAGTGGATAGGTATTGCTTTCGATGGTAACTGGGAAGCAATGAGTGGAGATATTGCTTTTGATAAAAAGTATAAACGTACTATTTGTACTGATGCTCGTTTTATCCTGTTCTTAATTGAGAAAATGGGTAAGGCTCATAATCTAATTGAAGAAATGGAAATACATAAATAG
- the lptC gene encoding LPS export ABC transporter periplasmic protein LptC — translation MIKLNNNIYNTITRMILLPGILFCLASCKNDPKEIEALVSQKQLQQDRAEDVTIIYSEQGKAKVRLQAKTFIRNDVAMPPYTEMDDGLKVEFFNDSLAVESTLTAIYARYYEKKGNILIRDSVVVVNKKGDELHTEELVWNQKAKKIYTDKFVRIITPTQIMYGNGLEANEDFSWYRIVKPKGIVKVEKEKMPE, via the coding sequence ATGATTAAGCTCAACAACAATATTTATAATACTATTACCCGGATGATATTGCTTCCGGGTATTTTGTTTTGCTTAGCATCCTGCAAAAACGATCCTAAAGAAATAGAGGCATTAGTTAGCCAAAAACAGCTACAACAAGACCGTGCTGAAGATGTGACCATTATATACAGTGAGCAGGGTAAAGCCAAGGTCAGATTGCAGGCCAAAACATTTATAAGGAATGACGTAGCAATGCCTCCGTATACAGAAATGGATGACGGACTAAAAGTGGAGTTCTTCAATGATAGCTTGGCTGTAGAAAGCACATTGACAGCTATTTATGCACGTTATTATGAGAAAAAAGGCAATATCCTAATAAGGGATAGTGTAGTAGTAGTGAATAAAAAGGGGGACGAGCTACATACTGAAGAGCTGGTCTGGAACCAAAAAGCTAAGAAGATATATACGGATAAATTTGTACGTATAATAACACCTACACAGATAATGTATGGTAATGGATTAGAGGCCAATGAGGACTTTTCTTGGTATAGAATAGTAAAGCCAAAGGGGATTGTTAAGGTAGAAAAGGAAAAAATGCCGGAATAA
- a CDS encoding type III pantothenate kinase → MSVTLCIDWGNSLVKAGIFNGEKLEEKYVFHGQNGGEQITALLDKHDPVAAIMCTVSNDSDSAESIIGDRVKKYIKLDNNTPLPIMNAYTSPGSLGADRLALAVGAYVKYPNKNNLVVSLGTCITYNFIQSTRTFRGGAISPGLHMRLNAMHHFTDRLPEVKLDGEVLMLGYDTETGIRGGAVCGMIAEIDGMVTDFSSQYPDFNAVLTGGDMSFFEGKLKSEIFADPDLLLTGLNLILKHNAPQVY, encoded by the coding sequence ATGTCTGTAACTCTTTGTATTGATTGGGGAAATAGCTTAGTAAAAGCTGGAATATTTAATGGCGAAAAGCTGGAAGAGAAGTATGTCTTTCATGGCCAGAATGGGGGTGAGCAAATTACTGCATTGTTAGATAAACATGATCCTGTAGCGGCAATCATGTGTACGGTATCTAATGATTCGGATAGTGCAGAGTCTATTATTGGTGATAGGGTAAAAAAGTATATAAAGCTTGATAATAATACACCATTGCCTATCATGAATGCTTATACTTCGCCAGGTTCTCTAGGTGCAGATAGGTTGGCGCTGGCTGTAGGCGCTTATGTAAAATATCCTAATAAGAATAATCTTGTTGTCAGCTTAGGCACATGTATTACTTATAATTTCATACAAAGTACACGTACTTTCCGTGGAGGTGCTATATCACCAGGTTTGCACATGCGTTTAAATGCTATGCACCATTTTACTGATAGGCTACCTGAAGTGAAGCTGGATGGTGAAGTTTTAATGCTAGGTTATGACACCGAAACAGGAATAAGAGGAGGTGCTGTATGTGGTATGATAGCTGAAATAGATGGAATGGTGACAGATTTCTCTTCTCAGTACCCTGATTTTAACGCTGTATTAACTGGTGGCGATATGTCTTTCTTTGAAGGCAAGCTGAAAAGTGAGATATTTGCAGACCCTGATTTATTATTAACAGGGTTAAATCTAATTCTGAAACATAATGCGCCACAAGTATATTAA